From Salvia splendens isolate huo1 chromosome 16, SspV2, whole genome shotgun sequence, a single genomic window includes:
- the LOC121770749 gene encoding PLAT domain-containing protein 3-like codes for MEIKHLSLKLLILFSCIVYTYGNATDCVYTIYVETGNIPLAGTRSNLTLFLSDSTKAQLPIVNLKDWGLMGSAHNYFGHGEVDLFAGKGPCLRGPVCSIIIVLDGFDNWYCQSIEITTVGSGKSCSQKKFEVKKWLDVIKGSAVILQDECSDDDDDSVVGNDPLERSK; via the exons CCTGCATCGTCTACACATAT GGAAATGCAACAGATTGTGTTTACACCATCTATGTGGAAACTGGCAACATCCCATTGGCTGGAACAAGATCTAACCTAACCCTCTTCCTAAGCGACAGCACAAAGGCCCAACTCCCCATTGTTAATCTTAAAGATTGGGGCTTAATGGGCTCAGCCCACAACTACTTTGGGCACGGGGAAGTGGACCTCTTCGCCGGCAAAGGCCCGTGTTTACGTGGGCCCGTCTGCAGCATAATTATCGTGCTAGACGGTTTCGATAATTGGTATTGCCAATCTATAGAGATAACCACGGTAGGCTCTGGAAAATCGTGTTCGCAGAAGAAGTTCGAGGTCAAGAAATGGCTCGACGTTATTAAGGGGTCCGCGGTCATTCTTCAAGACGAGTGTTCGGACGACGACGATGATAGTGTGGTGGGCAATGACCCTTTGGAGAGATCTAAGTAG